The genomic region CGGAATCGGCCATCTCAGGCATCCTCTGCCGGCACGTAGCCGCCGTCTCGACCGCTGTACCTGACGCGTCCAGCGGCCTGAAGGTCCTGGAGCGCGCTGTCGAGGCGGTCCTCGATGTCATCACTCACCGCGGCCAGCAGTTCGTCCCAGGTACAGGGGCCCTCGGCAGAGTGGAGGATATCGACGACGCGTTCGTCGAGATCGCCGCCTTCTGAGTCACCCGATACGGGGTCACTCTGGTCCCCTTCGGCCCCACTATCGGGTGAGTCGGGCAGGTCGAACTTGCGTCGGCCCGCCTGGACCATCGCCCGGACGAACTCGCTCTGGCTCATGTCGAGCTCGTCGGCGTGGTCGGCCCACTCCGCTTTCTGGTAGCCCGGCACGTAGGTCTTCACCACCGACCGACTCGTGTCCTGTTGGCTCATCGACACCCCTCAGTAGACCCTGATATATCATGCTCAACCCACCACGTCTGGAAGGGTGTCTTCCCCGGTCGAACCCCAGGGGTTGCGTGCTTCGATTGGGGCTGTAGGCACACCCCATTTCGCAGCAACATTTGCTGCTTGTTTGTTGGTGTGGTCGGTGACCCATTCGGATGAGTATGCGACCGAGTCCGTGAGTCACTGAATCGGCTCGCTCGACGTTGCATCAGGCCCGCCGCGAGAGCAGAGCGAGACCGGCCGGAAACGATATCAGATTTCTGGTAGCTCCTCGACATGCGGCTCTGGCAAGACCGACTCACTGCCGATACTTCAATGTGTCCCACAGTTCGGGATAAGAGCCCTTATCTTCCTGTGTGGGTCTGCATTATCGACGCTAAGACATACTTATCCAGATTATTGGGTCTGTATTTTGGGCCATGTAGTACTACAATCCCACATACAATGATAGGAATCTGTTGTCCCGGTAGCGACGAATCTCGAGGTTGGTTCGGTGAATCCGTGCATGGTCGTCAGCGCACAGGCCACGGAAATATATTTGTTAACTAGTAGATTCGGGTCGGCCCTCGTGCTGACGTGTGCGCACCGAGGGCGATTTCGTTGTGTTCGTCGCGCAGACTGCCGACACCAGATCGGCCCTAGTACCTGGACCGGTGAAGGGTAGGTCTCGAAGACGTCTGGTCCCCGGTCGGCAGCCTACTCCGATGGGCGAACTCGTTGAGAGTTCGAACCGATTGGAGCCACACCACAGTTGGCCAGCCGAGTTCGTTTTCCAATCGAGCCCTAGGGGGCGTCGGAACCTCCCGACGTGCAGAACAGAATCTGGGCGTGAATAGAGCGATGCCACAGAGCGATTGCCATACCCCCGAGTTCGCCGTTGAATGGGCCCACTGCTACTCTCGACAATCACTTCTTCTCCCCATCGCCGGGGCTAGAGCGCGTTTTCTAGCTTGTTTCGCTCCTTTCTGCGCTCTCCCGAAGAAACCACATAGCGGCCAACTGAGCGGTTTCTGGGGCGTTAGCGTCGGTCCAGCGCCCAGCAAGCTCGTCGCAGTACGGACTCGTAAATTCTATGTCGCTATACAGAATGCCGCCCCGGACAGACGAAAAATCGATTCCAGAAACCGGTCAGTTCACGGCCAGTGCCGTATCGAGTTCGGCCGTTTCGAACAGCGTCTTGACGGCCTCGGACTCGGGCGTCGACTCGGCCTCGTTCTCCATCAGCACCGTTTCGCTCGGGAACAGGCGCGTCCCGAGTTCCAGCCCGTGGTCGCGGGCGGTCGACCCCGTCATCGTGAGATAGACGCCGGCACCGACATCGGCGATGGCGGCCTCCTCCTCCCGACCCTCTTCGGGGTACGTGAAGTCGACGTTCGCGATAGCGTCGGTCCCGAGGACGGCCTCGACCAGGCGCTCGTACCGCGGCGAGATACAGAGCTCGCCCTCGTAGCGGTCGATGAACTCCCGGGTCGGGTTCCCACCACCGAAGTCGTCGAGCGTGTCGGGCGTCGCCATCAGCGTGTGATACACGGTATCGCCCAGGCCCGTGACGACTCGAACGTCCGTGTCGTGCGGGTCGATGCGGGTGTTGATGTCGTCGATGGAGCCGAGCGGTTCCGGACGGAGGCCGACGACCTCCTCCAGGACGAGGTCGGCACTGTCGAACCCGAGCGCGAACGAATGGGTGCGGAGCGCCCGGAACGGCTCCTCGCGGCCGACGAGCTGGACGTCGTAGCCGTCGGCGGAGATGGTCACACTGTCGAAGACGACGCGCCGGGGCATCCCTTCGCGGTCGTCCCGGAGGAGGGTGAACTCTGGGCGATGATGGGCCGACAGGTCGCTGTATTCCGCGAGGCGCTCGTAGACGTCGCGGGCGTCGGCTTTCTTGCCCTTCGTGATCGCCTTCTCGTAGCGCAGGGTGGAGATGATCTCGTCGGCCACCTCCGTCGCACCCACGCGGTTCGCGATGCGTTCGAGGACGGCCTCGAGGGGCCGCCCCTTGCGTGGCACCGCGACAGCTATCGTGTCGGCCATTTAGCGGAGGAACGGCCCGCCGGGTGAAAACAGATTCGTTTCAGGAGAACATCTCGCCGAGCTGGTCGCGCCAGTCCTGAATGGCGGTGACCTCCTCGTCGAGTTGCTCCACGTCGTCCTCGAGCGCGTCGAGGTCCTCCCGGAGGATGTCGATGTCCTCGCGGGTCGAATCGACGGCCTCGCTGTTGTCCTCGGTCGCCTCCCGGACCGACTCGACCTCCTCGTCGAGGGCCTCGGTGCGCTCGTCGAACTCGCCACGGAGGTCGTCGACCTCGCCGTCGAGTGCAAGCAGGTCCTCGTCGACGCTGTCGACGCGCTCGTCCAGCGCGTTCAGGTCGGACTCGACGGCACCGATGGACTCCTGTGCCGAGGCGATGTCGCCAGTCACCGTCTCCAGCTCCTCGTCGTGGGACTCGACGGACTGACGGACCTCGGTGACCTCGTCACGGAGCGCGGTGACCTCTGCCTGGTAGTCGTCGAGCAGCTGCTGGGCCGTCCCCTCGTCGTCGAGGAACTCCTCGAGCGCACCCGTGTACGCGGCGAGTTCTTCGACGCGAGACTGGAGGTGTTCGACCTTGGCAACGTCGGTTCCCGCGGGTTCGAGGTCGAGTTCTTCCCGGAGTGCGTCGCGGTCGGCTTCGGAGACCGAGTCCTCGCGGAGTTCGTCCAGTAGTGCGCTCACGACGCTCTCGGGTGCGACGTGCGTGACTGCATCGTCGGTCTCGTCTTCGTCATCCGTGTCCGCCTCGACTCCGTCCTCGTCGAGTTCGGGCTCCGTCTCCTCGGACTCGATTTCTTCCTCGGTGTCGAGGTCGGCGGCTTCGTCCTCGGATTCGGATTCGCTCTCGTCGGCGTCTGCCGTGTCCTCGGCGTCCGCGGCCTCGTCGAGTTCGCCGGTCGGCGCCTCGGCTTCGAGCTCCTCTTCGGCGTCGGCTTCGAGGTCGGTTTCCGCGTCTGCGTCGTCCTCCTCGGTCGTCTCGTCAGCCTCCTCGACAGCGGACTCGGCCTCCGCGTCGACGACGATGTCCTCGTCGTCGAATGCCTCCTCCTCGGCCGGGTCGTCCACGTCGAGTTGTATCTCGGGGCCGTCCTCGGCATCGGCTTCGGCGTCGGCTTCCTCGCCGTACACCTCTTCTTCCGCCGCTTCGAGGTCGAGTTCGATACCGAGCCCGTCGCCCTCGTCGTCCGCCGGTGCCTCGGCTTCCGTGCTTTCCTCGTCGTCGAATCCGAGGTCTATATCGCCGGAGCCACCGACATCGTCGCCCGCCTCGGCCGCGGCTTCCTCGGGTTCGTCGTCCTCGTCGAGCCCGGGGATGTCGGATTCGCCCGAGAGCATGTCTTTGACGACCTGGTTGGAGTCGTCGGAGACGATTTCGTCGATGGTCTCGTCCTGTTCTACCTCCTCGTCGCCAGCGTCGCCGTCCTCGTTCTCGACGTCCCAGATGCTCGGTTCGGTCAGGAACTTCGGGACCTCGTCCTGCCCGTCGATTCGGATGCCGTAGACGGTGACGAGCTCCTCGCCGGGTTCGAGGGTCCGGTGGAACTCGACGTGGTGGTCCTGGAAGGCGGTCCAGTTGTCGGACTCGTAATCGGGGTGGAACCCCACACCGTCCATCGGGAACTCCTCGGGGATGTCCTCGTGGAGTCGAATCGTCACTTCATCGTCACGATTCGAGGTGATGACGAACCGTATCGCAGGGACGGGAAACTCGTCGGCTGCGAACGATTTCTCGACGGAGACACCGTCCGCGGCGACTTCGATTGTGGCGCTCGGATCGACCTCGCTACTCATACCGCCACGTACCCGCACCACGCCTATAAAGGAAACGGGCGAGGCACCAGTGGTCATCTCTGTTCACCGGCGTACTCATGTTGGCCAGTTAACTTATATCGAGGTCGGGCCATGTTTCAACCGCAGCCAACTGGCTGCCAGTCGTTGCCCACAGTGGCGGACCGCCAGTTCCGCCATCCTTTCCATACACGACACAGCACGCGCCAGCGGCACCGCTCGACTGGCCGAAAGTCCGACCGGCAAGACAACGCTTACGGCGATTCCTCTCGCATCCTCGCCCATGACACGAAGCGACTGGAGTGACTGGCTCCCGCGTGCGGTGGAGTCGGCCGACCCCGACGGCATCGCTATCTGGTATCTCGGCTGCAACGGATTCGTCCTCAAGGCGAGCGACGGCACGACAGTGTTCGTCGACCCCTACGTCGGGTTGGGTGACCCGCCGCGAACCGTCCGGATGATTCCGGTGCCGTTCGAGCCGACCGACGTCGAGGAGGCCGACGCGGTCCTCGCGACCCACGAGCACACCGACCACGTCCACGGCCCGAGCCAGGCACCCATCCTCGAGGGAACGGGTGCAGACTTCTACGCGCCCGACGACAGCCTCGCCGTCGCCTTCGACGACGAGGACTGGCAGGCCGACTACGACATCGCGGACGAGCAGTTCCACGAGGTCACCGAGGGCGACACCGTCGAGATCGGCGGCTTCACCGTCCACGTCGAACCCGCCTACGACCCCGACGCGACCCACCCCGTGAGCTACGTGTTCGAGCACGAGGGCCGGACCGTGTTCCACGGCGGTGACACCAAGCCAAGCGACGAGTTCGCTGGACTCGGCGAGTCCTACGACATCGACCTCGGCATCCTCGCGTTCGGGACCGTCGGCAACATCCCGGACAAGGAGACCGGCGAGCCCGTCCGGACCCGCTGGTACAACGACGAGAACCAGATCATCGAGGCCGCG from Haloarchaeobius sp. HME9146 harbors:
- a CDS encoding DUF5805 domain-containing protein, whose product is MSQQDTSRSVVKTYVPGYQKAEWADHADELDMSQSEFVRAMVQAGRRKFDLPDSPDSGAEGDQSDPVSGDSEGGDLDERVVDILHSAEGPCTWDELLAAVSDDIEDRLDSALQDLQAAGRVRYSGRDGGYVPAEDA
- a CDS encoding MBL fold metallo-hydrolase translates to MTRSDWSDWLPRAVESADPDGIAIWYLGCNGFVLKASDGTTVFVDPYVGLGDPPRTVRMIPVPFEPTDVEEADAVLATHEHTDHVHGPSQAPILEGTGADFYAPDDSLAVAFDDEDWQADYDIADEQFHEVTEGDTVEIGGFTVHVEPAYDPDATHPVSYVFEHEGRTVFHGGDTKPSDEFAGLGESYDIDLGILAFGTVGNIPDKETGEPVRTRWYNDENQIIEAASDLQLDRLLPSHWDMWKGMTSDPKVLHHHAKSFASPANLDIVEIGDRVDV